From one Nilaparvata lugens isolate BPH chromosome 2, ASM1435652v1, whole genome shotgun sequence genomic stretch:
- the LOC111055720 gene encoding muscle-specific protein 20 isoform X3, protein MLYHIIYSSHFQVAGRRDPEMEWEAQEWIEAVIGEKFPGGVTFDDALRDGVILCKLMQKLLPGSIKKINVAAGDYKSMDNIGQFQKACVKYGVPDVDLFQTVDLWERKNIFNVTKTLFAVGRTAYKHPEWKGPYLGPKPSEENKREWSEAQLRAGESVIGLQAGTNKGATQAGLNMGASRKILLGK, encoded by the exons ATGCTTTATCACATAATATATTCATCACATTTTCAG GTCGCTGGAAGGAGAGACCCAGAAATGGAGTGGGAAGCCCAGGAATGGATTGAAGCTGTTATTGGAGAGAAATTCCCCGGTG GAGTAACATTCGATGACGCCCTCCGTGATGGTGTTATCCTGTGTAAGTTGATGCAGAAGCTCCTTCCAGGAAGCATAAAGAAGATCAACGTAGCTGCTGGAGACTACAAGAGCATGGACAACATTGGACA GTTCCAGAAGGCATGTGTCAAATACGGAGTTCCAGACGTTGATCTTTTCCAAACAGTTGACTTGTGGGAAAGGAAGAATATCTTCAATGTGACAAAAACCCTCTTCGCTGTTGGAAGAACT GCCTACAAACACCCCGAGTGGAAGGGACCCTACCTGGGACCAAAGCCCTCCGAGGAGAACAAGCGAGAGTGGTCAGAGGCCCAGCTGCGGGCAGGCGAGTCAGTCATCGGTCTGCAGGCGGGAACCAACAAGGGAGCCACCCAGGCGGGGCTCAACATGGGTGCCAGCAGGAAGATCCTGCTCGGAAAGTGA
- the LOC111055720 gene encoding muscle-specific protein 20 isoform X2, which yields MHSVWLPEIGEGAVAGRRDPEMEWEAQEWIEAVIGEKFPGGVTFDDALRDGVILCKLMQKLLPGSIKKINVAAGDYKSMDNIGQFQKACVKYGVPDVDLFQTVDLWERKNIFNVTKTLFAVGRTAYKHPEWKGPYLGPKPSEENKREWSEAQLRAGESVIGLQAGTNKGATQAGLNMGASRKILLGK from the exons GTCGCTGGAAGGAGAGACCCAGAAATGGAGTGGGAAGCCCAGGAATGGATTGAAGCTGTTATTGGAGAGAAATTCCCCGGTG GAGTAACATTCGATGACGCCCTCCGTGATGGTGTTATCCTGTGTAAGTTGATGCAGAAGCTCCTTCCAGGAAGCATAAAGAAGATCAACGTAGCTGCTGGAGACTACAAGAGCATGGACAACATTGGACA GTTCCAGAAGGCATGTGTCAAATACGGAGTTCCAGACGTTGATCTTTTCCAAACAGTTGACTTGTGGGAAAGGAAGAATATCTTCAATGTGACAAAAACCCTCTTCGCTGTTGGAAGAACT GCCTACAAACACCCCGAGTGGAAGGGACCCTACCTGGGACCAAAGCCCTCCGAGGAGAACAAGCGAGAGTGGTCAGAGGCCCAGCTGCGGGCAGGCGAGTCAGTCATCGGTCTGCAGGCGGGAACCAACAAGGGAGCCACCCAGGCGGGGCTCAACATGGGTGCCAGCAGGAAGATCCTGCTCGGAAAGTGA
- the LOC111055720 gene encoding muscle-specific protein 20 isoform X5, translated as MSKVAGRRDPEMEWEAQEWIEAVIGEKFPGGVTFDDALRDGVILCKLMQKLLPGSIKKINVAAGDYKSMDNIGQFQKACVKYGVPDVDLFQTVDLWERKNIFNVTKTLFAVGRTAYKHPEWKGPYLGPKPSEENKREWSEAQLRAGESVIGLQAGTNKGATQAGLNMGASRKILLGK; from the exons GTCGCTGGAAGGAGAGACCCAGAAATGGAGTGGGAAGCCCAGGAATGGATTGAAGCTGTTATTGGAGAGAAATTCCCCGGTG GAGTAACATTCGATGACGCCCTCCGTGATGGTGTTATCCTGTGTAAGTTGATGCAGAAGCTCCTTCCAGGAAGCATAAAGAAGATCAACGTAGCTGCTGGAGACTACAAGAGCATGGACAACATTGGACA GTTCCAGAAGGCATGTGTCAAATACGGAGTTCCAGACGTTGATCTTTTCCAAACAGTTGACTTGTGGGAAAGGAAGAATATCTTCAATGTGACAAAAACCCTCTTCGCTGTTGGAAGAACT GCCTACAAACACCCCGAGTGGAAGGGACCCTACCTGGGACCAAAGCCCTCCGAGGAGAACAAGCGAGAGTGGTCAGAGGCCCAGCTGCGGGCAGGCGAGTCAGTCATCGGTCTGCAGGCGGGAACCAACAAGGGAGCCACCCAGGCGGGGCTCAACATGGGTGCCAGCAGGAAGATCCTGCTCGGAAAGTGA
- the LOC111055720 gene encoding muscle-specific protein 20 isoform X4 → MSPRKPGEWAVAGRRDPEMEWEAQEWIEAVIGEKFPGGVTFDDALRDGVILCKLMQKLLPGSIKKINVAAGDYKSMDNIGQFQKACVKYGVPDVDLFQTVDLWERKNIFNVTKTLFAVGRTAYKHPEWKGPYLGPKPSEENKREWSEAQLRAGESVIGLQAGTNKGATQAGLNMGASRKILLGK, encoded by the exons GTCGCTGGAAGGAGAGACCCAGAAATGGAGTGGGAAGCCCAGGAATGGATTGAAGCTGTTATTGGAGAGAAATTCCCCGGTG GAGTAACATTCGATGACGCCCTCCGTGATGGTGTTATCCTGTGTAAGTTGATGCAGAAGCTCCTTCCAGGAAGCATAAAGAAGATCAACGTAGCTGCTGGAGACTACAAGAGCATGGACAACATTGGACA GTTCCAGAAGGCATGTGTCAAATACGGAGTTCCAGACGTTGATCTTTTCCAAACAGTTGACTTGTGGGAAAGGAAGAATATCTTCAATGTGACAAAAACCCTCTTCGCTGTTGGAAGAACT GCCTACAAACACCCCGAGTGGAAGGGACCCTACCTGGGACCAAAGCCCTCCGAGGAGAACAAGCGAGAGTGGTCAGAGGCCCAGCTGCGGGCAGGCGAGTCAGTCATCGGTCTGCAGGCGGGAACCAACAAGGGAGCCACCCAGGCGGGGCTCAACATGGGTGCCAGCAGGAAGATCCTGCTCGGAAAGTGA
- the LOC111055716 gene encoding uncharacterized protein LOC111055716, whose product MIPKMVTHILIWLLAASLSRTHEEVDVPLTQIYGGPPSGSGVGLYPYPGVKSIGGCSYPPGVSAGHNVIGPYGGGIHPNYPPHGGVIGEVMVPVNQQYPFPYYSQPGASQYINGPNIQYGTNTQHTGGPYHIPPCTKTLLETNTDADKSRAALSQTDFIQPAFRVADEQVQNPAESMLGGLYLAPYKSNCDNNAGRSNDNEDTVPLQLFETRSSADSGPILTAVPLHFNHGLNNYFHKFGFTKPLPKGGLIYSNTFSNHLHSNFH is encoded by the exons ATGATTCCAAAAATG GTAACACACATTCTGATATGGCTGCTAGCTGCCAGCCTGAGTCGAACTCACGAAGAGGTGGATGTGCCACTCACTCAGATCTATGGAGGACCGCCATCTGGATCAGGAGTAGGCCTTTACCCTTATCCTGGAGTGAAATCGATCGGAGGATGCTCATACCCACCAGGGGTCTCTGCAGGACACAACGTCATTGGACCATATGGAGGAGGAATCCACCCCAACTATCCACCTCATGGAGGTGTTATTGGTGAGGTGATGGTTCCTGTCAATCAACAATACCCATTTCCATACTATTCCCAGCCAGGAGCTTCCCAATACATCAATGGACCTAATATTCAGTATGGCACAAATACTCAACATACAGGAGGTCCATACCATATACCGCCTTGTACTAAAACATTGTTGGAAACAAACACTGATGCTGATAAATCCCGTGCAGCTCTCTCACAAACCGACTTCATCCAACCGGCTTTCAGGGTGGCTGATGAGCAAGTTCAAAATCCTGCAGAAAGTATGCTAGGCGGACTTTATCTTGCTCCATACAAATCTAATTGTGATAATAACGCTGGTAGGAGTAATGATAACGAAGATACAGTTCCTTTACAACTATTTGAGACCAGATCGTCCGCAGATTCCGGCCCTATTTTGACAGCAGTTCCTCTTCACTTTAATCAtggtttgaataattatttccacAAGTTCGGTTTCACAAAACCATTGCCTAAAGGTGGCTTGATTTATTCGAACACTTTCTCCAACCACCTCCACAGTAACTTCCATTAA
- the LOC111049272 gene encoding glycine-rich protein 5 isoform X3, whose protein sequence is MMAKVVIQASIVLLFIVNVCFAHEKQLGFGASLSSGSQASGGISAGGLSSIGLSGGLSSGGGLSTGGGLYSGGGLSSGGGLYSGGGLYSSGGLSSGGGLYSGGGLYSGGGLSSGGIYSGGVIVPGPVGGGGGLGGIGGGIGGIGGGGIGGIGGGGFGIGGGSYSGIGIGGGFGPIKRPTYGAGFAINPYTGELIDLQFGSSYYGYTNPYNPYHTIYAAYPYYRSSESEVSGSS, encoded by the exons ATGATGGCCAAAGTG GTGATCCAAGCATCAATTGTTCTACTGTTCATCGTCAACGTGTGTTTTGCCCATGAAAAGCAGCTGGGATTCGGAGCATCACTGTCCAGCGGAAGTCAGGCATCCGGTGGTATCTCAGCCGGAGGACTATCTTCAATCGGCCTCTCAGGAGGACTGTCTTCAGGAGGAGGATTATCCACAGGAGGAGGACTCTACTCAGGAGGAGGACTATCGTCAGGAGGAGGACTCTACTCAGGAGGAGGATTGTATTCTAGCGGTGGATTATCTTCAGGAGGAGGTCTGTATTCCGGAGGAGGATTGTATTCCGGTGGAGGATTGTCTTCAGGAGGTATATACTCAGGAGGAGTGATAGTTCCAGGGCCGGTTGGTGGGGGTGGAGGACTCGGCGGAATTGGAGGAGGAATCGGCG GAATTGGCGGAGGAGGAATCGGTGGAATTGGTGGAGGAGGTTTCGGAATCGGCGGAGGAAGCTACAGCGGAATAGGCATTGGAGGAGGATTTGGACCAATCAAGCGGCCCACTTACGGTGCTGGGTTCGCCATCAATCCATACACAGGCGAGCTGATTGACTTGCAATTTGGTTCTTCCTACTATGGCTACACCAATCCCTACAACCCCTATCATACTATCTATGCTGCTTATCCTTACTACAGATCATCGGAATCAGAAGTGAGCGGTAGTAGttga
- the LOC111049272 gene encoding acanthoscurrin-1 isoform X1 has protein sequence MMAKVVIQASIVLLFIVNVCFAHEKQLGFGASLSSGSQASGGISAGGLSSIGLSGGLSSGGGLSTGGGLYSGGGLSSGGGLYSGGGLYSSGGLSSGGGLYSGGGLYSGGGLSSGGIYSGGVIVPGPVGGGGGLGGIGGGIGGIGGGIGGIGGGIGGIGGIGGIGGIGGIGGGIGGIGGIGGGGIGGIGGGGIGGGGIGGGGIGGIGGGGFGIGGGSYSGIGIGGGFGPIKRPTYGAGFAINPYTGELIDLQFGSSYYGYTNPYNPYHTIYAAYPYYRSSESEVSGSS, from the exons ATGATGGCCAAAGTG GTGATCCAAGCATCAATTGTTCTACTGTTCATCGTCAACGTGTGTTTTGCCCATGAAAAGCAGCTGGGATTCGGAGCATCACTGTCCAGCGGAAGTCAGGCATCCGGTGGTATCTCAGCCGGAGGACTATCTTCAATCGGCCTCTCAGGAGGACTGTCTTCAGGAGGAGGATTATCCACAGGAGGAGGACTCTACTCAGGAGGAGGACTATCGTCAGGAGGAGGACTCTACTCAGGAGGAGGATTGTATTCTAGCGGTGGATTATCTTCAGGAGGAGGTCTGTATTCCGGAGGAGGATTGTATTCCGGTGGAGGATTGTCTTCAGGAGGTATATACTCAGGAGGAGTGATAGTTCCAGGGCCGGTTGGTGGGGGTGGAGGACTCGGCGGAATTGGAGGAGGAATCGGCGGTATTGGAGGAGGAATCGGCGGTATTGGAGGAGGAATCGGTGGTATTGGAGGAATCGGCGGAATTGGAGGAATCGGCGGAATTGGTGGAGGAATCGGTGGAATTGGCGgaattggaggaggaggaatcgGCGGAATCGGAGGAGGAGGAATCGGAGGAGGAGGAATTGGCGGAGGAGGAATCGGTGGAATTGGTGGAGGAGGTTTCGGAATCGGCGGAGGAAGCTACAGCGGAATAGGCATTGGAGGAGGATTTGGACCAATCAAGCGGCCCACTTACGGTGCTGGGTTCGCCATCAATCCATACACAGGCGAGCTGATTGACTTGCAATTTGGTTCTTCCTACTATGGCTACACCAATCCCTACAACCCCTATCATACTATCTATGCTGCTTATCCTTACTACAGATCATCGGAATCAGAAGTGAGCGGTAGTAGttga
- the LOC111049272 gene encoding glycine-rich protein 23 isoform X2: MMAKVVIQASIVLLFIVNVCFAHEKQLGFGASLSSGSQASGGISAGGLSSIGLSGGLSSGGGLSSGGGLYSGGGLYSSGGLSSGGGLYSGGGLYSGGGLSSGGIYSGGVIVPGPVGGGGGLGGIGGGIGGIGGGIGGIGGGIGGIGGIGGIGGIGGIGGGIGGIGGIGGGGIGGIGGGGIGGGGIGGGGIGGIGGGGFGIGGGSYSGIGIGGGFGPIKRPTYGAGFAINPYTGELIDLQFGSSYYGYTNPYNPYHTIYAAYPYYRSSESEVSGSS; encoded by the exons ATGATGGCCAAAGTG GTGATCCAAGCATCAATTGTTCTACTGTTCATCGTCAACGTGTGTTTTGCCCATGAAAAGCAGCTGGGATTCGGAGCATCACTGTCCAGCGGAAGTCAGGCATCCGGTGGTATCTCAGCCGGAGGACTATCTTCAATCGGCCTCTCAGGAGGACTGTCTTCAGGAGGAGGATTATCC TCAGGAGGAGGACTCTACTCAGGAGGAGGATTGTATTCTAGCGGTGGATTATCTTCAGGAGGAGGTCTGTATTCCGGAGGAGGATTGTATTCCGGTGGAGGATTGTCTTCAGGAGGTATATACTCAGGAGGAGTGATAGTTCCAGGGCCGGTTGGTGGGGGTGGAGGACTCGGCGGAATTGGAGGAGGAATCGGCGGTATTGGAGGAGGAATCGGCGGTATTGGAGGAGGAATCGGTGGTATTGGAGGAATCGGCGGAATTGGAGGAATCGGCGGAATTGGTGGAGGAATCGGTGGAATTGGCGgaattggaggaggaggaatcgGCGGAATCGGAGGAGGAGGAATCGGAGGAGGAGGAATTGGCGGAGGAGGAATCGGTGGAATTGGTGGAGGAGGTTTCGGAATCGGCGGAGGAAGCTACAGCGGAATAGGCATTGGAGGAGGATTTGGACCAATCAAGCGGCCCACTTACGGTGCTGGGTTCGCCATCAATCCATACACAGGCGAGCTGATTGACTTGCAATTTGGTTCTTCCTACTATGGCTACACCAATCCCTACAACCCCTATCATACTATCTATGCTGCTTATCCTTACTACAGATCATCGGAATCAGAAGTGAGCGGTAGTAGttga
- the LOC111049264 gene encoding uncharacterized protein LOC111049264 — MLNYTISATATILMITSSFILLLWLSTFTAISCLQFPDEGRHPPSPAALDSSARVLTTLADQNAEEEARFFHQHGINKRKKKKLKRRLLQCLLSSHFQSHSRQAPAPVDAEGRFIFVNLYDIDINSNSNYDDNNYDNSYNDHELCGGGGGGHDSSDDTPLASPVSNSPPSNIVKPVHENPEKFIRKYVIKPLYRTFRPLYRLF, encoded by the exons ATGTTGAATTATACTATTTCTGCTACTGCTACAATACTAATG ATAACGAGTTCTTTCATCCTGTTGCTATGGCTGTCAACGTTCACTGCCATCTCCTGCCTGCAATTTCCTGACGAGGGTCGACATCCCCCTTCCCCCGCAGCACTGGACTCATCGGCGAGGGTGCTGACCACCCTTGCTGACCAGAACGCCGAAGAAGAAGCCCGATTTTTCCATCAGCACGGCATcaacaaaaggaaaaagaagaagctgaAACGGAGACTTCTCCAGTGCCTCCTCTCCAGTCACTTCCAGTCACACTCCAGGCAAGCTCCAGCTCCAGTCGACGCCGAGGGACGTTTCATATTCGTCAACCTCTACGACATTGATATCAACTCAAACTCAAACTATGATGACAACAACTATGATAACTCGTACAACGACCACGAGCTATGTGGGGGTGGAGGTGGAGGTCATGACAGTAGCGATGATACACCGCTTGCTTCTCCAGTGAGCAACAGTCCGCCTTCCAATATTGTCAAGCCAGTTCATGAAAATCCGGAAAAATTCATAAGAAAGTATGTGATAAAGCCTTTGTACAGAACTTTCCGGCCGTTGTATAGGCTGTTTTAG
- the LOC111049271 gene encoding uncharacterized protein LOC111049271 isoform X2, with protein sequence MRLSAILTLLATLFTVMVQAGYYVAGPSYYKTMVKYVYRPPTKRISSSYSYYKPYRRSRRVYYKRLYSAGTGKKYVLVWY encoded by the coding sequence GCGATTCTAACTCTGCTAGCCACACTGTTCACTGTGATGGTGCAAGCCGGCTATTACGTGGCGGGGCCTTCCTACTACAAAACCATGGTTAAGTACGTGTACCGCCCTCCCACCAAGCGGATCAGCTCATCCTACTCCTACTACAAGCCCTACCGGCGCTCGAGACGGGTCTACTACAAGCGCCTCTACTCGGCTGGAACCGGCAAGAAATATGTGCTAGTGtggtattaa